One Drechmeria coniospora strain ARSEF 6962 chromosome 01, whole genome shotgun sequence genomic region harbors:
- a CDS encoding RhoGAP domain-containing protein, protein MSSPARDAEKFVPFTFAAPGALADMSVAQILEEGKAFELAGNRWHLDCFRCNSCSTLLDSDANLLLLGDGSLICNNCTYSCSACGNKIEDLAILTGDQAFCATCFRCRNCKRKIENLRYARTSQGIFCMGCHETLMARRRKKSKASSTSKSREKEHSPMSADKMTDKSLPALPPTASASNIPPHADSDAQAPHAHHRHNGSSSRGSSRPAPSPERDPIRADSLSLPASTYRKNRNSGMFAIADAGTGDASETFFIPVALDPSPGSHGTPRSTTESTGPRDYFSVSKSGASSDKQRSDSHASTPHIAFQDKGRQLSIDPEASQAKSPHLRKVSKAFEQDPSKASPDASKLHHDTPNAKRDLVSRSNSSHSFSVPPDATPVRASNGALRKDQPPNLSDLRRATENTPLPRASQDSRWQEDDDTAASHDAGSKPPMRSDTTKSIPRKELPSSAATRSIKEATSSTSLQAPASEKKDSPVEGQRRPRVIPAPIDSSRGVDDISPKDTSPPQKHSPKLPRWSNGGEFSMDEDMARILGTDEDSSSIMRRVSNAVRHGRTASIDSSYGTQRVGHTRSISESTRGMASPRWPKTPLVEDPSGHPGISSPVSLSSVDDPGVLKRQLRNSELRVAELERQFNTEKDLKNLNKRLIEKRKTVSVLDTQTEVMIRQLEVLAGYVERAKETKTPVDPRELEDSAVKEFVQKLDKVKMAMAASIEQLHEERDQLVEEKNLAVAHRDRALMEFEQLSSKNAQLADMNNDLTHQIQERFRSQISVDTKAHNGLGIYPQTKGGAGSSLNLDSASVATTGATTLVPDEEPIVESGPTVVHVRKGQVKKFNWKKGSKTMAQNVAKGVNRAVVAFQQNDRERMHHPVGDNIGLPYNMTVSQVEAPVTTVPNTQGKQHPDGRQPFGFFGKKNSMPKSISANAVMAPAVAEPPSTLFGSELVERTEYERRQIPTVVSRCIEEVELRGMDQEGIYRKTGGNSQVNMIKDGFDKDDNFDISDPDMDITAVTSVLKQYFRKLPTPLLTFDVYEKVLESNAVSDDTERCDHLRKSFSLMPQPHRDCLEFLMFHLARVAKREPENLMSPKNLAVVFAPTIMRDFSIEREMTDMHAKNIAMQFVIENSHRIFDDA, encoded by the exons ATGTCTTCCCCTGCAAGGGATGCGGAGAAGTTTGTGCCCTTCACGTTCGCTGCACCGGGTGCACTGGCTGACATGTCTGTCGCCCAGATTCTGGAGGAAGGCAAGGCTTTCGAATTAG CGGGCAACCGATGGCACCTCGACTGCTTCCGCTGCAACAGCTGCAGCACCCTCCTCGACTCCGATGCCaacctgctcctcctcggcgatggcTCGCTCATCTGCAACAACTGCACCTACAGCTGCAGTGCCTGCGGTAACAAGATTGAAGACCTCGCCATTCTCACGGGCGACCAGGCCTTCTGTGCCACCTGCTTCCGGTGCCGAAACTGCAAACGAAAGATCGAGAACCTGCGATACGCAAGAACCTCGCAAGGCATCTTCTGCATGGGATGTCACGAGACTCTGATGGCCAGGCGCAGGAAGAAATCCAAAGCGTCGAGCACATCCAAATCCCGCGAAAAAGAACACTCGCCCATGTCGGCGGACAAGATGACGGACAAGTCCCTCCCCGCCTTGCCTCccaccgcctcggcgagcaaCATCCCCCCCCACGCCGATTCCGATGCCCAAGCGCCCCACGCTCATCACAGACACAATGGCTCGTCCTCCAGGGGCAGCTCACGTCCTGCTCCCTCGCCCGAGCGCGACCCCATCCGTGCCGATTCCTTGAGCCTGCCCGCCAGCACCTACCGGAAGAACCGCAACTCGGGCATGTttgccatcgccgacgccggcacgGGAGACGCATCCGAGACTTTCTTCATACCCGTCGCGCTCGATCCCAGCCCTGGCTCCCACGGAACGCCGAGGTCCACGACGGAGAGTACGGGTCCGAGGGATTATTTCAGCGTCTCCAAATCGGGTGCCTCCTCCGATAAGCAGCGGAGCGACTCGCAtgcctcgacgccgcacATCGCTTTCCAGGACAAGGGCCGCCAGCTGTCCATCGACCCCGAGGCCTCCCAAGCCAAGTCGCCGCACCTCCGCAAGGTGTCCAAGGCGTTCGAGCAGGATCCGAGCAAGGCGTCTCCTGACGCATCCAAGCTTCATCATGATACCCCCAACGCCAAGAGAGATCTTGTGTCGCGAAGCAACAGCTCTCACTCCTTCTCCGTGCCGCCAGACGCCACGCCTGTCAGGGCTTCCAACGGCGCTCTTCGAAAAGATCAACCACCCAACTTGTCGGACCTGCGGAGGGCGACCGAAAATACGCCGCTGCCACGTGCGTCGCAAGATTCGAGATGgcaagaagacgacgatACGGCCGCTTCGCACGATGCCGGCTCCAAACCCCCCATGCGCTCGGACACAACCAAGTCGATTCCGCGAAAGGAGCTCCCTTCTAGCGCCGCCACCCGAAGCA TAAAAGAAGCGACGAGCAGCACCTCGCTGCAGGCCCCCGCGTCCGAGAAGAAGGATAGCCCGGTGGAGGGTCAGCGCCGCCCACGGGTGATTCCAGCACCTATCGACAGCAGCCGTGGCGTGGACGACATCAGCCCCAAGGACACGTCCCCACCCCAGAAGCACTCTCCGAAGCTGCCTAGGTGGAGCAACGGAGGTGAATTCAGTATGGATGAGGACATGGCTAGGATCCTCGGCACCGATGAAGATTCATCCTCCATCATGCGGCGAGTCTCCAACGCCGTTCGCCACGGTCGCACGGCCAGCATCGATTCAAGCTACGGCACCCAGCGGGTTGGGCATACCCGAAGCATCAGCGAGTCGACTCGTGGAATGGCCTCCCCTAGGTGGCCCAAGACGCCCCTGGTGGAGGATCCCAGCGGCCACCCCGGCATCAGCAGCCCTGTCTcgctctcgtccgtcgacgaccccgGGGTGCTCAAGCGACAGCTTCGGAACTCGGAGCTACGCGTTGCCGAGCTGGAGCGGCAGTTCAACACGGAAAAGGACCTGAAGAATCTCAACAAGAGGCTCATCGAGAAGCGCAAGACCGTGTCCGTTCTGGACACCCAAACCGAGGTTATGATTCGACAGCTCGAGGTCCTAGCCGGGTACGTCGAGCGCGCAAAGGAGACAAAGACGCCGGTTGATCCGCGTGAGTTGGAAGACTCTGCCGTGAAAGAGTTTGTTCAAAAACTCGACAAAGTGAagatggccatggcggcatcCATTGAGCAGCTCCACGAAGAGCGGGACCAGTTGGTGGAAGAGAAGAACCTGGCCGTCGCCCACAGAGACAGGGCCCTCATGGAGTTTGAGCAGCTGTCGTCCAAGAATGCGCAGCTTGCCGACATGAACAACGACCTCACCCATCAGATCCAGGAGCGATTCAGGTCTCAAATAAGCGTCGACACCAAGGCTCACAACGGACTCGGCATTTACCCCCAAACCAAGGGGGGTGCCGGATCGTCGCTGAACCTCGATTCCGCCAGCGTGGCGACAACCGGTGCCACCACCTTGGTtcccgacgaggagccgATTGTCGAATCTGGCCCGACCGTTGTCCATGTCCGCAAGGGCCAGGTCAAGAAGTTCAACTGGAAGAAGGGTTCCAAGACGATGGCGCAGAATGTCGCCAAGGGGGTCAACAGAGCCGTCGTTGCCTTCCAGCAGAATGATCGGGAACGAATGCACCACCCGGTCGGCGACAACATTGGCCTGCCCTACAACATGACCGTTTCGCAAGTGGAAGCCCCCGTCACGACGGTGCCGAACACGCAAGGGAAACAGCACCCGGATGGGCGGCAGCCGTTTGGCTTCTTTGGGAAGAAGAATTCCATGCCAAAGTCGATCTCGGCCAACGCCGTAATGGCCCCTGCTGTCGCCGAACCCCCCTCAACGCTATTCGGATCCGAGCTTGTTGAGAGGACTGAATACGAGCGTCGGCAGATTCCAACCGTCGTCTCGCGTTGcatcgaggaggtcgagCTCAGAGGCATGGATCAGGAGGGCATCTACCGGAAGACCGGCGGCAACTCGCAGGTCAACATGATCAAGGATGGcttcgacaaggacgacaacTTCGACATTTCCGACCCTGATATGGACATTACCGCTGTTACCAGTGTTCTGAAACAATATTTCCGCAAGTTGCCAACCCCCCTGCTCACCTTTGACGTGTATGAGAAGGTTTTGGAGTCCAACG CTGTGTCCGATGATACGGAGAGGTGCGATCATTTACGAAAGTCTTTTTCGTTGATGCCCCAGCCACATAGGGACTGCCTGGAGTTCCTGATGTTCCACCTTGCACGTGTTGCGAAGCGAGAGCCCGAAAATCTG ATGTCCCCGAAAAATCTGGCTGTCGTCTTCGCGCCTACCATCATGCGCGACTTCAGTATTGAACGAGAAATGACCGACATGCACGCCAAGAACATTGCCATGCAGTTTGTTATCGAGAATAGCCACAGGATTTTCGACGATGCATGA